In Euphorbia lathyris chromosome 9, ddEupLath1.1, whole genome shotgun sequence, the following are encoded in one genomic region:
- the LOC136206284 gene encoding uncharacterized protein isoform X1 has translation MKTQIRCSTQTTEQTVFPFESACVFHSLWNLSLPICQYSIIHPPFLRGYSTEDESQENYVNNITQQVEQMAPEMTPEEVGEQLNEIETFYVAIGGINRDGRIYGLGSAASNYFRDRMSHPRSARAATSSTFGGASTSTANVQPDIQSIQERLNGFNAERARFIEHLERVDERQERMEQSLDVITLRVGANEVSELLLRLIEVETQLGPSLRQLQTALSRLEALERLDRT, from the exons ATGAAGACTCAAATTCGTTGTTCTACACAAA CTACAGAACAGACAGTTTTCCCTTTCGAGTCTGCGTGTGTATTTCACTCTCTGTGGAACTTATCTTTGCCAATTTGTCAATATTCAATTATTCATCCCCCATTTCTTCGTGGGTACAGTACAGAAGATGAAAGTCAG GAAAACTATGTGAACAATATTACACAACAGGTTGAACAAATGGCTCCCGAGATGACTCCCGAAGAAGTTGGTGAACAACTTAATGAAATAGAAACATTCTATGTGGCTATTGGAGGAATTAACAGAGATGGGAGGATTTATGGACTTGGTTCAGCAGCTTCCAATTATTTTCGGGACCGCATGTCACATCCTAGAAGTGCAAGAGCAGCGACATCTTCAACTTTTGGTGGTGCATCTACCTCAACTGCTAATGTACAGCCTGATATTCAGTCAATACAGGAAAGGCTTAATGGTTTCAATGCCGAGAGGGCTCGTTTTATAGAGCATCTAGAGCGGGTCGATGAACGACAAGAACGTATGGAGCAATCGCTTGATGTTATAACACTACGTGTTGGTGCCAATGAAGTTAGCGAGCTTCTCTTGCGACTGATAGAGGTAGAGACCCAACTTGGCCCATCATTAAGGCAACTCCAAACTGCTCTCAGTCGACTTGAGGCCTTAGAGAGGTTAGACCGTACGTGA
- the LOC136206284 gene encoding uncharacterized protein isoform X2, with amino-acid sequence MELFCFLSLKHEENYVNNITQQVEQMAPEMTPEEVGEQLNEIETFYVAIGGINRDGRIYGLGSAASNYFRDRMSHPRSARAATSSTFGGASTSTANVQPDIQSIQERLNGFNAERARFIEHLERVDERQERMEQSLDVITLRVGANEVSELLLRLIEVETQLGPSLRQLQTALSRLEALERLDRT; translated from the exons ATGGAATTATTCTGTTTCTTATCCTTAAAACATGAG GAAAACTATGTGAACAATATTACACAACAGGTTGAACAAATGGCTCCCGAGATGACTCCCGAAGAAGTTGGTGAACAACTTAATGAAATAGAAACATTCTATGTGGCTATTGGAGGAATTAACAGAGATGGGAGGATTTATGGACTTGGTTCAGCAGCTTCCAATTATTTTCGGGACCGCATGTCACATCCTAGAAGTGCAAGAGCAGCGACATCTTCAACTTTTGGTGGTGCATCTACCTCAACTGCTAATGTACAGCCTGATATTCAGTCAATACAGGAAAGGCTTAATGGTTTCAATGCCGAGAGGGCTCGTTTTATAGAGCATCTAGAGCGGGTCGATGAACGACAAGAACGTATGGAGCAATCGCTTGATGTTATAACACTACGTGTTGGTGCCAATGAAGTTAGCGAGCTTCTCTTGCGACTGATAGAGGTAGAGACCCAACTTGGCCCATCATTAAGGCAACTCCAAACTGCTCTCAGTCGACTTGAGGCCTTAGAGAGGTTAGACCGTACGTGA